The nucleotide window CCAAGACCATCCGCGCGCTCGCCGACCCCACCGCGAGCGCGAGCGACTTCGCCCGGCCCGGCCACATCTTCCCGCTCCGCGCCCAGACCGGCGGCGTCCTCCGCCGCGCCGGCCACACCGAAGCCGCCGCCGACCTCGCCCGCCTCGCCGGGTTCGCGCCCGCCGGCGTGCTCATCGAGATCATGAACGACGACGGGACGATGGCCCGCGTCCCCGACCTCCGCCGCCTCGCCTCCGCCTTCGACATGCGGCTCATCACGATCAAGGACCTCATTGCCTACCGGATGCGGACCGAGGCGCTCGTCGAGCCGGTCGCCGAGGTCGAGATGCCGACCAAGTTCGGGCGCTTCCGGCTTCACGCCTTCGAAGAAGTCCTTACGGGAGCCGTCCACCTCGCCCTCGTCAAAGGGGACTGGACCGAGGACGACGCGGTCCTCACGCGCGTCCACAGCCAGTGCGTCACCGGCGACATCTTCGGCTCCAACCGCTGCGACTGCGGCGACCAGCTCGCCACGGCGCTCCAGCGTATCGAGGCCGAGGGGCAAGGGGTCGTGCTCTACATGAAGCAGGAGGGGCGCGGCATCGGCCTGCTCAACAAGCTCCGCGCCTACAAGCTGCAAGAGGAGGGGATGGACACCGTCGAGGCCAACGAGGCCCTCGGCTTCAAGCCCGACCACCGCGACTACGGGACCGGCTGCCAGATCCTCCGCTCGCTCGGCGTGCGCAAGCTCCGCCTGATGACCAACAACCCGACCAAGCGCATCGGCCTCGCCGGCTACGGCCTCGAGATCACCGGCCGCGTCCCGATCGAGATCGCGCCGAACGACGACAACGCCGACTACCTCCGCACCAAGCGCGACCGCATGGGCCACCTCATCCTCGGCGACGGCCACG belongs to Bacteroidota bacterium and includes:
- a CDS encoding bifunctional 3,4-dihydroxy-2-butanone-4-phosphate synthase/GTP cyclohydrolase II is translated as MPTDRLLFDPIEDALEDLRAGRLVIVVDDEDRENEGDFIGAAEAVTPELANFMAKHGRGLMCVSITRERAAALALPMMEQVNTSLHDTPFTVSVDYNRGTTTGISAADRAKTIRALADPTASASDFARPGHIFPLRAQTGGVLRRAGHTEAAADLARLAGFAPAGVLIEIMNDDGTMARVPDLRRLASAFDMRLITIKDLIAYRMRTEALVEPVAEVEMPTKFGRFRLHAFEEVLTGAVHLALVKGDWTEDDAVLTRVHSQCVTGDIFGSNRCDCGDQLATALQRIEAEGQGVVLYMKQEGRGIGLLNKLRAYKLQEEGMDTVEANEALGFKPDHRDYGTGCQILRSLGVRKLRLMTNNPTKRIGLAGYGLEITGRVPIEIAPNDDNADYLRTKRDRMGHLILGDGHDAEVLGGLLGDEPANPA